The Acidobacteriota bacterium genome includes a window with the following:
- a CDS encoding 2OG-Fe(II) oxygenase: protein LEGGGMHQTERGGFLNIHADFTMHHHKTNWRRRCNLILFLNPGWQEEWRGALELWDRGMKRSEEEVLPLLNHAVLFNTDEDSYHGYPDPIQCPSGVTRKSLALYYYTEERNPRYKARSTDYRARPGERWKAPLIWLDKAAVALYSWLKRKLGLSDDFASRVLGFLSRKNKSSKKT, encoded by the coding sequence CCTGGAGGGCGGCGGCATGCACCAGACGGAGCGCGGCGGCTTCCTCAACATCCACGCCGACTTCACCATGCACCACCACAAGACCAACTGGCGCCGGCGGTGCAACCTGATCCTCTTCCTGAATCCCGGCTGGCAGGAGGAATGGCGGGGAGCCTTGGAGCTGTGGGACCGGGGCATGAAGCGCAGCGAGGAAGAGGTGCTGCCCTTGCTCAACCACGCCGTGCTCTTCAACACCGACGAGGACTCCTACCACGGCTACCCCGACCCCATCCAATGCCCCTCCGGGGTCACCCGCAAGAGCCTGGCGTTGTACTACTACACGGAGGAGCGGAACCCCCGCTACAAGGCCCGCTCCACCGACTACCGCGCCCGCCCCGGGGAACGCTGGAAGGCACCGCTGATCTGGCTCGACAAGGCGGCGGTGGCCCTCTACTCGTGGCTCAAACGCAAGCTGGGGCTGTCCGACGACTTCGCCAGCCGGGTCCTCGGCTTTCTCTCGCGCAAGAACAAGTCCAGCAAGAAGACATAA